The following proteins are co-located in the Cryptosporidium parvum Iowa II chromosome 6, whole genome shotgun sequence genome:
- a CDS encoding hypothetical protein (transcripts identified by EST), whose amino-acid sequence MGKRRQKQSLNDLDIAQKLALPVDEVTEDPEYQEAMNYLKSVREEAKLITACKVYTNELESDKEETLTTKVKDTKNNITDNQNPQCNCNYGDFEYLTNYHISENLSIIRKDPAYDKCKSEIIEYILSQKEKVSTLTEALQTEEIISVSNWEEIIQSAQIPCITIGKWNSYNWSNLLEYFANQFDESTLDSFLLDTNKIQWVILALISVHTIDSYNPHVSFCMQRIKRYLESNDFSHLSKDDHFRIETIIIIIKYIYNQF is encoded by the coding sequence atGGGCAAAAGAAGACAGAAACAATCATTAAATGACTTAGATATAGCCCAAAAGTTGGCTTTACCTGTGGATGAAGTTACTGAAGACCCTGAATACCAAGAAGCCATGAATTACTTAAAAAGTGTACGGGAGGAAGCAAAGTTAATAACAGCATGTAAGGTCTATACAAATGAATTAGAGAGTgataaagaagaaactTTGACTACAAAAGTCAAAGATacaaagaataatattacagACAATCAGAATCCTCAGTGCAACTGTAATTATGGTGactttgaatatttaacaAACTACCATATTTCAGAGAATCTATCAATAATCAGAAAAGACCCTGCTTATGATAAATGTAAATCTGAAATCATTGAATATATACTTTcacaaaaagaaaaagtcTCAACATTGACGGAAGCTTTACAAACTGAAGAGATTATTTCTGTTTCAAACTGGGAAGAAATCATTCAGTCGGCCCAAATTCCATGTATTACTATAGGTAAATGGAATTCATACAATTGGTCCAACTTATTAGAATATTTTGCTAATCAATTTGATGAAAGTACACTGGACTCCTTCTTATTGGATACTAATAAAATTCAATGGGTTATTCTTGCTCTCATTTCTGTTCATACTATTGACTCATATAATCCGCATGTTTcattttgcatgcaaagAATTAAAAGGTATTTGGAATCGAATGATTTCTCGCACTTAAGTAAGGACGACCATTTTCGTATTGAaaccattattattattattaaatacatctataatcaattttaa
- a CDS encoding Gdb1p; glycogen debranching enzyme: protein MSALFSLNFRNQNKSKQEKEENLTKETKIEKIEVMESNFQKNTENMKFTIKNEQVEDQQADISIQIKESNNDNEKDCVLLHSDTLSKYQKQNLETFDPINSKWYTEFDKKGRISCVGSHGNIRILAGDTLALRLYNGTIQGESFVITIEDFFGNRKIIPPKDTDSLGNFYWDLKITEPGSVQISISVVNCFQESKEIIQKLNDNLITNTIIVEPKLYINNNFIPSSGICMQTILSQCLGNIQNWKRRLEITSKLNYNMVHFTPLQIFGQSGSCYSLANQNEISSLFFNNEFDKDQSQNLTNKDTKSIQNDTETKKTYTPEEKYNFLKQVINELEIDYGILSACDVVLNHTADNSPWLKEHPESGYNLDNSPHLTAAVELDQKLQEFSRNIYHGKYLNSYGINKNINNIQNVDSVISALKNEVINPFNIKDFFTLNINEIIQNSKMGNSSQSILDPKQEREYNDMIKRINENDTFENKIYNLSLFFSCSSRSKKITIPSYILKKMNLSNISENILENVQNRLFEFSEQISNNICNSIRGLVVWERVECSKGPIGLNHWESLTPRYFTPIEDSQGRTHYLANNGWVMGWNAKEDFAAPGSFVYLKRDLIVWSDCVKLKYGNCESESTFLWKWMSDYCKSIANIFHAIRLDNCHSTPLHVAKHMLRVCRETRPNIWVYAELFTGDYEVDLEFERTLGLNALIREAMRAETPGSLGNYVSNYSTAPIGGLSTVPSLFQAVNSENLNKKSNQETLISLPILQGAKPLKRLSCPAIFFDCTHDNETPCEIRTPIDTLPTAALVASTNCALGSTRGFDEIVPHNISVVSERRLYQNYIVNVNGDEKSQPKGKESIELSLRSRSNSFGPFQKLASNYLTEPSTINWNFGKIKSNNSNISTEITVEWRHPANTVEIRGDWDDWKEGIQLEKHPNGNFIAKLFIRFGMKPEQTQIHDQESKSHNSSKIIYPINHRLQYEYKYIVDGNWMHDPNLPYTSDDKGNTNNIITLLKRQRSIAMVSKWKHGDQLPGIMSARKILNKLHQQMALFGFNESHVHYLTSDILMVQRYNPKIQENIYFITHSSFTRNKIDQLPETIVLDGCIKDIVFAGSLFVPNYTSVYKNDTNRIHGLDSELHKYKKLEEISAYSYDPVKNITIINFNRFPPGSLVILHTIRHKGFSVTQNALLEFYRNTQQSLPKILTNCLESDHCHPSDAINYILFSCNNEELDRSSGSRGVYNVPNLGDFVYCGIYSCIHAFDTARKMEDNGTNHPFVLHLKQGPWYINYVIQRLKEYKGTGFNGHKKSYPNYLENSESENIRPLSELAEWIEVQYSLINKIANIPIEYIISYIDMMFSSIYRNILYYVLNSDKSKVLLETSSKDISDFLLKQDPLYIHLQLATYQVYSYVPSSPLIWNSKIPSISAGLPHFSTGFMRSWGRDTFIAFNGILISSKRYLEAKQEILGVARLMRHGLIPNLIDSGNRPRYNARDATWFFLNAALDYCVNIPNGYQILNEDIELRFTLNLEEDLSKFKEAFEWLKIKFDYTQSERKDLKNIRILKFSDIIQYIMVKHVVGIKFREENAGVQLDEQMTDLGFNIEVNWDPSNGLIFGGNIHNCGTWMDKMGSSVKANNKGIPSSPRDGADIEIIALLYSCINHLITLQNLNRFPHKGVTHPGSGYISYSDWSKLIKTNFERCFYIPSCDSNEYYVDSKIVNRREIYKDTFKSTHGWTDYQLRCNLAVAIGVSKDLFDHEHAIKSIEAVEKYLFSPNMLGIKTLDPSDYNYRPNYDNSNDSEDYKIAHGFNYHQGPEWVWPMGHFLMAKYQLLKEKYEKTISTEKATKLAISETMKYLMNHRNHIISDQWGSLPELTNDNGSFCKDSCFAQAWSVGTILYFLTSVMNNQ, encoded by the coding sequence ATGTCAGCTTTATTCTCGTTAAATTTTAGAAACCAAAACAAATCAAAGCAGGAAAAGGAGGAAAACTTGACTAAAGAGacaaaaatagaaaaaatagAAGTCATGGaatcaaattttcaaaagaatacagaaaatatgaaatttaCGATTAAAAATGAACAGGTAGAAGATCAACAAGCAGATATTTCTATACAAATAAAGGAgtcaaataatgataatgaaaaagattGTGTGCTTTTACATTCTGATACTTTGAGTAAATACCAAAAACAAAATCTTGAAACTTTTGACCCTATAAACTCAAAATGGTACACAGAATTTGACAAAAAGGGACGAATTTCCTGTGTAGGAAGTCATGGAAATATCCGTATTTTAGCTGGGGATACTTTAGCTTTAAGATTATATAATGGTACAATTCAAGGTGAGAGCTTTGTTATTACCATAGAAGATTTCTTTGGAAATAGAAAGATTATTCCTCCAAAAGATACAGATTCTTTAGGAAATTTCTATTGGGACCTAAAAATAACTGAACCAGGCTCTGTTcaaatttctatttctgTTGTAAATTGCTTTCAAGAATCAAAAGAAATCATCCAAAAGcttaatgataatttaataactaATACAATCATTGTAGAACCAAAACTATATATCAACAATAACTTTATCCCAAGCTCAGGAATTTGTATGCAAACAATTCTTAGTCAATGTTTAGGTAATATTCAAAACTGGAAGAGACGCCTTGAAATTACTTCAAAgcttaattataatatggTTCACTTTACTCCTTTACAGATTTTTGGCCAATCTGGATCCTGTTATTCCCTAGCAAatcaaaatgaaatatcctctttattctttaataatgaatttgataaagaCCAAAGCCAAAATTTGACTAATAAAGATACAAAGTCTATTCAAAATGATACTGAGACTAAAAAAACTTATACACctgaagaaaaatataatttccTTAAACAAGTTATTAATGAGTTGGAAATAGACTATGGGATCTTATCTGCTTGTGATGTAGTTCTAAATCATACTGCAGATAATTCTCCTTGGTTAAAAGAGCATCCTGAATCCGGTTATAATTTGGATAACTCTCCTCATCTTACAGCAGCTGTTGAACTTGATCAAAAATTGCAAGAATTCtcaagaaatatatatcacggaaaatatttaaattcatatgggattaacaaaaatattaataatattcaaaatgtTGATTCAGTCATTTCAGCTTTAAAGAATGAGGTTATTAACcctttcaatattaaagatttctTCActctaaatattaatgaaatcattcaaaattCTAAAATGGGTAATTCTTCTCAATCTATATTAGATCCTAAACAAGAAAGAGAGTACAATGATATGATTAAGAGAATCAATGAAAATGATACCTTTGAGAATAAAATCTATAATCTATCCCTCTTCTTTTCATGTTCAAGTAGATCCAAGAAAATCACAATTCCATCATATATTCTTAAAAAGATGaatctttcaaatatttcagaaaatatattggaaaatGTTCAGAATAGACTCTTTGAGTTTTCTGaacaaatttcaaataatatttgtaacTCAATTAGAGGTCTGGTAGTTTGGGAAAGAGTTGAATGTAGCAAAGGGCCAATAGGACTGAATCACTGGGAATCATTAACCCCAAGGTACTTTACCCCAATTGAAGATTCTCAAGGAAGGACTCACTATCTCGCAAATAACGGCTGGGTAATGGGATGGAATGCTAAAGAAGACTTTGCTGCTCCTGGATCTTTTGTTTATCTTAAAAGAGATTTGATTGTTTGGTCTGATTGTGTTAAGCTCAAATATGGAAACTGTGAATCAGAATCTACATTTCTATGGAAATGGATGTCTGATTATTGTAAGAGTATTGCAAATATATTCCATGCAATTAGACTTGATAACTGCCACTCTACTCCTCTCCATGTTGCTAAACATATGCTCAGAGTATGTAGGGAGACCAGACCAAATATATGGGTATATGCTGAACTTTTCACTGGTGACTACGAAGTAGatttagaatttgaaagaacTCTTGGACTTAATGCTTTAATTAGAGAAGCTATGAGAGCTGAAACACCAGGATCTTTAGGGAATTACGTAAGCAACTATAGTACAGCTCCAATTGGAGGCTTATCCACGGTTCCAAGTTTATTCCAAGCAGTTAATTCCGAGAATCTAAATAAAAAGAGTAACCAAGAAACTCTTATATCACTTCCTATACTGCAAGGAGCTAAACCTCTCAAGAGACTCTCATGTCCAGCAATCTTCTTTGATTGTACTCATGATAATGAAACTCCTTGCGAAATCCGTACTCCTATTGACACTTTACCAACAGCAGCTTTGGTTGCTTCAACTAATTGTGCTCTTGGCTCTACCAGAGGTTTTGATGAGATTGTACCTCATAATATTAGTGTAGTATCTGAAAGACGACTTTATCAAAACTATATTGTCAATGTTAATGGAGATGAAAAAAGTCAACCTAAAGGCAAAGAATCAATAGAATTAAGCTTAAGATCAAGATCTAATAGTTTTGGTCCATTTCAGAAACTTGCTAGTAATTATCTCACAGAGCCTTCTACAATTAACTGGAACTTTGGAAAAAtcaaaagtaataattccaatatcTCCACAGAAATTACTGTTGAATGGAGACATCCTGCCAATACTGTTGAAATACGTGGAGATTGGGATGACTGGAAAGAAGGTATTCAACTTGAGAAACATCCAAACGGTAACTTTATCGCAAAACTCTTTATTAGGTTTGGAATGAAGCCAGAACAAACTCAAATTCATGATCAAGAAAGTAAGAGTCATAACTCatccaaaattatttatccAATTAACCATCGTCTACAATATGAATATAAGTACATTGTAGATGGGAATTGGATGCATGATCCAAATCTACCCTATACTTCAGATGATAAAGGAaataccaataatattattacacTATTAAAGAGGCAAAGATCTATTGCTATGGTATCAAAATGGAAGCATGGTGATCAGCTTCCTGGCATTATGAGTGCCAGAAAGATTCTTAATAAGTTACACCAACAAATGGCTTTGTTTGGGTTCAATGAATCTCATGTACACTATCTCACTTCAGATATTTTGATGGTTCAGAGATATAATCCCAAGATCCAAGAAAATATCTACTTCATTACTCATTCTTCTTTTACTAGAAACAAGATTGATCAACTCCCAGAAACCATTGTATTGGATGGTTGTATTAAAGATATAGTCTTTGCCGGTTCTTTGTTTGTTCCAAACTACACTTCAGtatataaaaatgataCAAATAGAATACATGGATTAGATTCAGAGCTTCATAAATACAAGAAACTTGAAGAAATCTCAGCCTACTCTTACGATCCTGTAAAGAATATTACCATTATAAACTTTAACAGATTCCCTCCTGGATCACTAGTAATACTTCATACAATCAGACATAAAGGATTTTCTGTTACTCAAAATGCATTATTGGAATTCTATAGAAATACACAACAAAGCTTACCAAAAATTCTTACCAATTGTCTGGAATCTGATCATTGTCATCCTTCTGATgctattaattatattctaTTTAGCTGTAACAACGAAGAACTTGACAGAAGCTCAGGAAGTAGAGGAGTATACAATGTTCCAAATCTTGGAGATTTTGTCTATTGTGGGATTTATAGCTGTATACATGCTTTTGATACTGCAAGAAAAATGGAAGATAATGGTACTAATCATCCATTTGTTTTACATCTTAAACAAGGACCTTGGTATATTAATTATGTAATTCAAAGATTAAAGGAATATAAAGGTACTGGATTTAATGGACATAAAAAATCTTATCCAAACTATTTGGAAAACTCAGAATCTGAGAATATTCGTCCATTATCAGAACTTGCCGAATGGATTGAGGTACAGTACTCTTTGATAAACAAAATAGCAAATATACCAATAGAGTATATTATATCCTATATAGATATGATGTTTTCTTCCATTTACAGAAATATCTTATATTACGTTTTAAATAGTGACAAAAGTAAAGTTTTACTTGAAACAAGTTCAAAAGATATCTCAGACTTCCTATTAAAACAAGATCCTTTATATATTCATCTTCAACTAGCTACTTATCAGGTATATTCTTATGTACCATCATCTCCTTTAATTTGGAATTCCAAGATCCCATCTATTTCTGCAGGACTCCCTCACTTTTCAACAGGATTCATGAGAAGTTGGGGAAGAGATACATTTATTGCATTTAATGgtattttaatttcttctaaaaGATATTTAGAAGCAAAACAAGAGATTCTTGGAGTTGCAAGGCTGATGAGGCATGGtttaattccaaatctGATAGACTCTGGAAATAGGCCGAGATATAATGCAAGAGATGCAACATGGTTCTTTTTGAATGCAGCTCTTGATTATTGTGTTAATATCCCAAATGGATATCAAATCCTAAATGAGGATATTGAACTTAGATTCACATTAAATCTTGAGGAAGATTTGTCAAAGTTCAAGGAAGCTTTTGAATGgctaaaaattaaatttgattataCTCAAAGTGAAAGAAAGGACCTTAAAAATATTCGAATACTTAAATTTTCCGATATTATACAATATATTATGGTAAAACACGTTGTAGGTATTAAATTTAGAGAGGAAAATGCTGGAGTTCAGTTGGATGAGCAAATGACGGACTTGGGATTCAATATTGAAGTAAATTGGGACCCTTCTAATGGTTTAATTTTTGGTGGAAATATCCATAACTGTGGAACCTGGATGGATAAGATGGGTTCATCTGTGAAAgctaataataaaggaaTTCCATCTTCTCCAAGAGATGGAGCAGACATTGAAATAATTGCTCTTTTATATTCATGTATTAATCATCTAATTACccttcaaaatttaaatagatTCCCTCATAAAGGAGTGACTCATCCAGGTTCTGGTTACATTTCTTATTCAGACTGGTCAAAACTTATTAAAACAAACTTTGAACGTTGTTTCTATATTCCTTCTTGCGATAGTAATGAATATTATGTTGACAGTAAAATTGTGAATAGAAGAGAAATTTATAAAGATACTTTCAAATCAACCCATGGATGGACAGACTATCAACTCAGATGTAATCTTGCTGTAGCAATTGGTGTTTCAAAAGATCTATTTGATCATGAGCATGCTATTAAAAGTATTGAAGCTGTTGAGAAGTATTTATTCTCTCCAAATATGCTTGGAATTAAGACATTAGATCCATCAGATTATAATTATAGGCCTAATTATGATAATTCTAATGATTCTGAAGATTATAAAATAGCTCATGGATTTAACTATCATCAAGGTCCTGAATGGGTTTGGCCTATGGGACATTTTCTTATGGCAAAATATCAACTCTTAAAGGAAAAATACGAAAAAACTATTAGTACTGAAAAAGCCACCAAGTTAGCTATTTCTGAAACAATGAAATATCTGATGAACCATAGAAATCACATAATTTCGGACCAATGGGGTTCTTTGCCAGAGCTCACTAATGACAACGGATCATTTTGCAAAGATAGTTGTTTTGCCCAAGCTTGGTCAGTTGGTACCATTTTGTATTTCCTTACATCTGTAATGAATAATCAATAG
- a CDS encoding thioredoxin; protein disulfide isomerase A6, signal peptide, possible transmembrane domain in C-terminal region (transcripts identified by EST) yields KEKRIMKLYSVLASLSLLLLNFTIQAESQDYPKNENLINLKEYEFKEKVLDDTTDQIWFVKFYAPWCGHCRHLYPEILKVSEHYKGNEKVKIAKVDCSVETKLCKEQNVVSYPTMRIFSKGNLIKQYKRPKRTHTDIIKFIEKGIQPDIIKIQSYDQINELSSDLSAYPILLIMFNSETEINQNLEFLEEIVKKNDFEVTIAVTYAKSVKSRVLENTKDHKFSNTDLCLTSPCITMIGKDNFSPSILLVKETEFTLNFMQQYRFPFLNAPSRMEFIEYLNSGNLVVIMGIKENVQINHEISGDFITDFGKVAEKVRREMFLPIKFSESETPRGILFAIVDFVSYSSLFREFGITNFNFIQGYEIVVSDGLKYYYNRPDMMKIPVLFETIKLISNQDSKVPKLKAYSIFNLNTIRRFFYDLNVIISDIFYKSWIHAIAVTVIAFLIVAGLTVFCCLIFFGDLADSYLLHDDMATIEMQNMAPSSEKKVINNKDEKSDNELENSSLSDTVRFSDEEPELEEPRKER; encoded by the coding sequence aaagaaaaaagaataatgaAGCTTTACTCTGTATTGGCATCATTAAGTTTATTATTGCTTAATTTCACAATTCAAGCTGAAAGCCAAGACTACccaaaaaatgaaaatctTATCAACTTGAAAGAATAtgaattcaaagaaaaagtaTTAGACGATACGACAGATCAAATATGGTTTGTTAAATTCTATGCCCCTTGGTGTGGGCATTGTAGGCATTTATATccagaaatattaaaagtttcTGAACATTATAAAGGGAACgaaaaagtaaaaatagCTAAAGTTGATTGTAGTGTGGAAACAAAACTATGTAAAGAACAAAACGTTGTTAGTTATCCGACAATGagaattttttcaaaaggAAATTTAATCAAACAATATAAACGTCCAAAAAGAACTCACAcagatattattaaattcattgaGAAAGGAATTCAGCCTGACATAATCAAGATTCAATCATATGATCAAATTAATGAACTTAGCTCAGACTTATCAGCATATCCAATTCTACTGATAATGTTTAATTCAGAGACTGAAATTAACCAAAATTTAGAATTTCTTGAAGAAATTGttaaaaagaatgattTTGAAGTAACAATAGCAGTAACTTATGCAAAAAGTGTTAAAAGCCGTGTTCTAGAAAATACAAAAGATCACAAATTTAGTAACACTGACTTGTGCTTAACATCCCCATGTATTACTATGATTGGAAAAGATAACTTCTCACCATCAATACTATTAGTTAAAGAAACTGAATTTACTCTCAACTTTATGCAACAATACAGATTTCCATTCTTAAATGCACCATCTAGAATGGAATTCATTGAATACCTTAATAGTGGAAATCTTGTAGTTATTATGGGAATCAAAGAAAATGTTCAAATTAATCATGAAATTAGTGGTGATTTTATTACTGATTTCGGTAAAGTTGCTGAAAAGGTTAGAAGAGAAATGTTCCTACCTATAAAGTTTTCAGAATCAGAAACTCCTAGAGGAATTTTGTTTGCAATCGTTGATTTTGTATCTTACTCATCACTTTTTAGAGAATTTGGAATCACTAACTTCAACTTTATACAAGGATATGAAATTGTGGTTTCTGATGGACTGAAGTATTATTACAACCGTCCAGATATGATGAAAATCCCTGttttatttgaaactataaaattaatttccaATCAAGATTCAAAAGTTCCTAAGCTAAAAGCATACTCTATATTTAATCTAAATACTATTAGGAGGTTTTTTTATGACCTTAATGTAATTATCAGCGATATCTTTTATAAATCATGGATTCATGCAATTGCTGTCACAGTCATTGCATTCCTGATTGTGGCTGGGCTCACAGTATTCTGTTGCCTTATTTTCTTTGGTGACCTCGCAgattcatatttattacatGATGATATGGCTACTATTGAAATGCAAAATATGGCGCCAAgttcagaaaaaaaagtaattaataataaagacGAAAAATCAGATAATGAACTGGAGAATAGTTCTTTAAGTGATACAGTACGTTTTTCTGACGAAGAGCCTGAATTGGAGGAACCTAGAAAGGAAAGGTAG
- a CDS encoding shanti/Ykl100cp/Minor histocompatibility antigen H13-like; presenilin, signal peptide peptidase family, with 10 transmembrane domains and a signal peptide, with amino-acid sequence MGQACCNKSLMAYCLSYLVLALAILITNFKPLPIIVQMLMYTSSIIYIGSYLSLSQTIIDPKTGEKDRSTESLSRKDAMMFPVIGSVALFSLYLAYKFLPVYWVNLLLTSYLFIIGAVALMETILQFISIVIYKCDDICKDTKLIIVDTHFNFFGYFENPDDPRGHEIKITIHHLWSLALSLALGIIWIITDSWIIHNLFAIAFCIQAISLISIGSFKIGAILLCGLFVYDIFWVFGTDVMVTVAKSFQGPAKLIFPVSFDPWKQSILGLGDIVIPGLFISLCLRFDLKDYTKKHNQSLYHLISSSLQTPTFCTVLVSYLLGLITTACVMLYFKAAQPALLYLVPFCLISMVLSVVYRNKSSDAWNYSEEADSDERINDSKESSEEDKSQSKTSTRKKSDVLKQKKDD; translated from the coding sequence ATGGGTCAAGCCTGTTGTAATAAGAGTTTAATGGCATATTGCCTGAGCTACTTAGTTTTAGCTCTTGCAATTCTTATCACAAACTTTAAGCCTCTTCCAATTATAGTTCAGATGTTAATGTACACGTcatcaattatttatattggaTCTTATTTATCTCTTTCTCAAACAATTATTGATCCTAAAACGGGAGAGAAGGATCGAAGCACAGAGTCGCTTTCCAGGAAAGATGCAATGATGTTCCCAGTCATTGGTTCTGTTGCCTTGTTTTCACTATATTTGGCATATAAATTTCTCCCTGTTTACTGGGTAAATTTGCTCTTGACTTCATACTTATTCATAATTGGTGCAGTTGCACTAATGGAGACCATTTTACAGTTCATATCAATTGTAATTTATAAATGTGATGATATTTGTAAAGATACTAAATTGATAATTGTTGACACTCATTTTAACTTCTTTGGATACTTTGAGAATCCAGATGATCCAAGAGGCCACGAAATTAAGATAACTATTCATCATTTGTGGTCACTTGCACTTAGTTTGGCCCTTGGAATCATTTGGATAATAACAGATTCGTGGATTATTCACAATCTCTTTGCAATTGCTTTCTGTATCCAAGCAATCTCTCTCATTTCCATTGGAAGTTTCAAAATTGGAGCTATTTTATTGTGTGGATTATTTGTTTATGATATATTTTGGGTATTTGGAACAGACGTTATGGTAACAGTTGCAAAATCTTTCCAAGGACCAGCTAAACTCATCTTTCCTGTTTCATTTGATCCATGGAAACAAAGTATATTGGGTCTCGGAGATATTGTAATTCCTGGACTTTTCATATCTCTATGTTTGAGATTTGATCTCAAAGATTACACAAAGAAACATAATCAGAGTCTTTACCATTTGATTTCCAGCTCCCTACAAACCCCCACATTTTGCACAGTTTTAGTCTCATATCTACTTGGACTCATTACAACCGCCTGTGTTATGTTATACTTTAAAGCAGCTCAACCTGCATTACTTTACTTGGTTCCATTCTGTCTTATTAGTATGGTCTTGTCTGTAGTGTATAGAAACAAGTCTTCTGATGCTTGGAATTATTCTGAGGAAGCTGACTCTGATGAAAGAATTAACGACTCCAAAGAGAGCTCCGAGGAGGATAAGTCACAGAGTAAAACTTCAACTAGAAAAAAATCAGAtgtattaaaacaaaaaaaggATGATTGA